The following proteins come from a genomic window of Anguilla rostrata isolate EN2019 chromosome 17, ASM1855537v3, whole genome shotgun sequence:
- the LOC135244059 gene encoding uncharacterized protein LOC135244059, whose amino-acid sequence MEAPEGDGDVSGGGLPSARPASPAPSISLLEVKVETSLVLEAFLRRALSTPLTQRPGSIGGSYRDHKNCIASPKDDRVRAEVSKDDRVRAEVSKDGRSRVEGSKDGRPRAEGSKDGSSTTEGPEDGRCKAEGGLDSQSCSEAEKKLKFKGLLKKHLKARSFKLHLRDSQKTDSRLQEDVVSPYSSTTDDESDGEEENKKKKKKKKKLKLPFSNIFHNMKSKKDTANKDVSNPEGPSSLVTSDTKTDPAEPLTSPGHPPEFYAEVAESIDRFAMKHSLETQEHSLAGSANSKEAVVQQLVQALQIQGDAINDRIQSSPFVRSSLTKISYRSFANLVDMFTSQTRAPAPAPTSPTLSRIAMTMEVSRRVVTATGTLKIQEHAERYMEEFTPWVRSHGGWENILQSEEVLEYDWQD is encoded by the exons ATGGAGGCCCCGGAGGGGGATGG CGATGTCAGCGGGGGGGGTCTACCCTCCGCACGGCCCGCATCTCCggccccctccatctccctcctggAGGTCAAGGTGGAGACGAGCCTGGTGCTGGAGGCGTTCCTCAGGCGCGCCCTGTCCACCCCCCTGACTCAACGCCCTGGGAGCATCGGGGGATCGTACCGTGACCATAAGAATTGCAT TGCGAGTCCTAAAGATGACCGCGTTAGAGCAGAGGTTTCTAAAGATGACCGCGTTAGAGCAGAGGTTTCTAAAGATGGCCGCTCTAGAGTGGAGGGTTCCAAAGATGGCCGCCCTAGAGCCGAGGGTTCCAAAGATGGCAGCTCTACAACAGAGGGTCCAGAAGATGGCCGCTGTAAAGCTGAGGGTGGACTGGATTCCCAGAGCTGCTCAGAGGCGGAGAAGAAACTCAAATTTAAAGGCCTGTTAAAGAAGCACCTGAAAGCTCGTTCCTTCAAATTGCATTTACGAGACTCACagaagacagacagcagactCCAGGAAGATGTGGTGTCGCCGTATTCATCCACTACTGACGACGAAAGTGACGGTGAGGAggaaaacaagaagaagaaaaagaaaaagaagaaactgaAGCTCCCCTTTTCCAATATCTTTCATAATATGAAATCTAAGAAGGATACCGCAAATAAGGACGTCTCAAATCCTGAGGGACCCAGTTCACTGGTGACCAGTGACACAAAAACAGACCCAGCGGAGCCATTGACGTCACCTg gcCACCCTCCTGAGTTCTATGCTGAAGTGGCAGAGTCCATTGACAGATTTGCTATGAAACACAGTTTGGAGACGCAGGAGCACTCTCTGGCCGGCTCAG CCAATAGCAAGGAGGCTGTGGTGCAGCAGTTGGTCCAGGCTCTACAAATACAAGGAGATGCCATCAATGACAGG ATCCAGTCCAGCCCTTTCGTACGCTCCTCTCTGACCAAAATATCCTACCGTTCCTTCGCCAACCTGGTGGATATGTTCACCAGCCAGACACGagccccggcccccgcccccaccagccccacccTGTCCCGCATCGCCATGACAATGGAGGTGTCACGCCGCGTCGTCACGGCCACGGGCACGCTCAAGATCCAGGAGCATGCTGAGCGCTACATGGAGGAGTTCACCCCCTGGGTGAGAAGTCATGGAGGATGG GAGAACATCCTCCAATCAGAGGAAGTTTTGGAGTATGACTGGCAGGACTGA